One window of the Candidatus Omnitrophota bacterium genome contains the following:
- the guaB gene encoding IMP dehydrogenase — MLKRDQKFISVSLTFDDVLLLPGYSEILPSDVDLSTRFGGDIKLSIPLCSAAMDTVTESRLAIAIAQEGGIGVIHRNMSIQEQAAEVDHVKRSESGMIINPVTLEPNSTIAEALQQMARFRISGIPITENGILVGIITNRDLRFIDRGDANRAVKEFMTKENLVTAPIGTTLEEAEKVLHKNRIEKLPVVDAQGALKGLITVKDIEKKRRYPNAAKDRLGRLRVAAAIGVSEEDATERAGALLEMGADALVIDTAHGFTSRVGQAIERVKKEYPGAIVVAGNVATADGAKFLCDKGADGVKVGMGPGSICTTRVISGAGVPQISAIFDCACAMEGYKSVLIADGGVKYSGDIVKALAAGADVVMIGSLFAGTEEAPGETIIYEGRTFKLYRGMGSVSAMQKGSKERYGQGNVTEVQKLVPEGIEGRVPYKGSLSGHVFQLIGGVRAGMGYSGASAIRDLQENGQFTQITQASLQESHPHDVFITREAPNYRLG; from the coding sequence ATGTTAAAACGCGATCAAAAATTCATTTCCGTTTCTCTCACCTTCGACGATGTTCTCCTCCTGCCCGGCTATTCCGAGATATTGCCCAGCGACGTAGATTTATCCACTCGCTTCGGCGGGGATATCAAACTTTCCATACCCTTGTGTTCGGCGGCGATGGATACGGTGACGGAATCGCGTCTGGCGATCGCTATCGCCCAGGAAGGCGGCATCGGCGTCATTCACCGAAATATGTCTATTCAAGAGCAGGCGGCGGAAGTGGATCATGTGAAGCGCTCCGAAAGCGGCATGATTATCAATCCCGTCACGTTGGAGCCGAATTCCACCATCGCCGAAGCGCTGCAACAAATGGCCCGTTTTCGCATTTCCGGCATCCCCATCACGGAAAACGGCATCCTCGTCGGCATCATCACCAATCGCGATCTCCGTTTCATCGATAGAGGGGATGCGAACCGGGCGGTGAAAGAATTCATGACCAAAGAAAATTTGGTCACGGCCCCCATCGGAACGACGTTGGAAGAAGCGGAAAAAGTACTGCATAAAAACCGGATCGAAAAATTGCCCGTCGTGGATGCGCAAGGCGCGCTCAAGGGATTGATTACAGTCAAGGACATCGAAAAGAAGCGAAGATATCCCAACGCCGCCAAGGATCGTTTGGGCCGCTTGCGGGTGGCCGCCGCCATCGGCGTAAGCGAGGAAGACGCCACGGAGCGCGCCGGGGCTTTGTTGGAAATGGGCGCGGACGCTCTCGTTATCGACACGGCGCATGGCTTCACTTCCCGCGTAGGCCAGGCCATCGAGCGCGTGAAAAAGGAATATCCCGGCGCCATCGTCGTGGCTGGCAACGTGGCGACGGCGGATGGGGCGAAATTCCTTTGCGATAAGGGCGCGGACGGCGTGAAAGTCGGCATGGGGCCGGGTTCCATCTGCACGACGCGCGTCATCAGCGGAGCGGGGGTGCCGCAAATCTCCGCCATCTTCGATTGCGCTTGCGCCATGGAAGGATACAAGTCGGTCCTGATTGCGGACGGCGGCGTCAAGTATTCCGGCGACATCGTCAAAGCCCTCGCGGCGGGCGCCGACGTTGTAATGATCGGCTCTCTCTTCGCCGGAACGGAAGAAGCGCCGGGGGAAACCATCATCTACGAAGGCCGCACCTTCAAACTCTATCGCGGCATGGGATCCGTTTCCGCCATGCAGAAAGGCAGCAAGGAACGTTACGGCCAGGGCAACGTCACGGAAGTGCAAAAATTGGTTCCGGAAGGAATCGAGGGGCGCGTCCCCTATAAGGGAAGCCTATCCGGCCACGTCTTTCAATTGATCGGCGGCGTTCGCGCGGGCATGGGCTACAGCGGCGCCAGCGCCATCCGCGATTTGCAGGAAAACGGACAATTCACCCAGATCACCCAAGCCAGCTTGCAGGAGAGCCATCCCCACGACGTTTTTATAACCCGCGAAGCGCCGAATTACCGTTTGGGCTGA